The sequence below is a genomic window from Flavobacterium keumense.
CTTTCTACATAGCGACGCTGACCTTCAGCATATAAAGTATCAAAAGCCAAACTCGATTTTCCAGAACCCGAAAGACCGGTAATTACTACCAGTTTGTTCCTTGGAATGGCAACGTCTACATTTTTTAAATTATGTACTTGAGCGCCTTTAATGATGATGTTTTTCTTTGGGTCTAGTGTAGAAAGGTCAATTGACATAAAAAAAATAATTTTCACAAAAGTAATCAATTTTCAACTGAGAATTGCTACTCTAAGATATCCAAATTAGTACTTCAATTCATTACATATTTACGTATAAAATGGTCTGATACTTTGAGATTGTTTCTTTTTTGTTTGCATATTCCAATAAAATTAAGTTAAATTTGTACGTATAATCATCACATAAAAACAAAGCCTATTTAACAAAATTACTTTTTAGAACATTATTTAAAATTACAAACCCTCTAAAAGGTATATTATGGCTATTCCTCCTATTGATGATGCTACATTAGTAAATGATTATATTGCGGGCAATGAAGCTGCTTTAGCAACTCTTATCAAAAGACACCAATCCAAAATTTTCGGTTTTATCTATTCCAAAATTGGAGATAGAGATCTTGCAGACGATATTTTTCAAGATACGTTTATCAAAGTAATTCGCACTTTGAAATCCAATGCGTATAATGAAGAAGGTAAATTCTTGCCTTGGGTAATGCGAATTGCTCATAATTTGATTGTAGACTATTTTCGTAAAAACAAAAAAATGCCTTTGTACAGAGAAACAGAAGAGTTTTCTATCTTTTCTATTATGACAGATGATACACTTACAATAGAAAATAAATTGATTTCAGATCAAGTGGCAAAAGATTTACGTAAGTTGATAGAAGAACTACCAGATGATCAAAAAGAAGTAGTAATGATGCGCTTGTACCAAGATATGAGTTTTAAAGAAGTCTCAGAAGCAACAGGGGTAAGTATCAATACGGCTTTAGGTAGAATGCGATATGCTTTATTGAATTTGAGAAAAGTAATTGAGAAACACCAAATTATTTTGACGAACTAAACAATATTTTGTGGTTTTTGTCGTTGTAGTCTAAATTGTAAATGTAAACTATGGCAAAAATCTACTCTAAAAAATCATTTGTTGCTCCAAAAATGAAACCAAAGAAAGAAGTTGTTTCTTTTTTGTTGAACTATTCAAAAGCGTTGAAAGTAGTCAAAATTGAGCAAGCTACTTTTGAACTTATCGCTAATTAAAAATTCATTGTTAGTTGTTAAACCACCTTTGTTAATGTATTAATGAAGGTGGTTTTTTATGATTTAACTATTTATTTTTTAAAGTAATCGTCTAAAATGGATTTTCTTCCTATTGTTTTTGTGATGATATCTTTTTCTAAATCCCATCCACGTGCAGGCGAATATTCGCGGCCATACCAAATGATTTGCAAATGCAATTCATTCCATAATTCCTCTGGGAAAATGCGTTTGGCATCTTTTTCAGTTTGTACCACATTTTTACCGTTGGTTAGGTTCCAGCGATACATTAAACGATGGATGTGTGTATCTACCGGAAAAGCTGGAACACCAAAGGCTTGAGACATTACAACACTAGCAGTTTTATGACCCACTGCTGGTAGTTCTTCCAAGGCTTCAAAGCTTTGAGGAACTTGCCCGTTGTGTTTTTCAATTAGAATTTGTGATAAACCATAAATTCCTTTTGATTTCATGGGAGATAATCCACAAGGACGAATGATTTCTTTAATTTCGTCTACAGACAGTTTGACCATGTCGTAAGGATTATCTGCTTTAGCAAATAACAGAGGGGTAATTTGATTCACCCTAACATCTGTGCATTGTGCAGATAGTAATACTGCTATTAATAAGGTATAAGGGTCTTTATGATCCAAAGGAATTGGAATAGTTGGATACAATTCTTTTAACGTATTTATAACAAATGTTACCCGTTCCTGTTTGTTCATTTTTGTATTTTTATTCTTGTAAAAATAATACAATTCTAATTATTCAAAAAAAAGAATATTATGACAACATTACAAATAGGGGATAACGCTCCACAATTTTCTGGAGTAGATCAAGACGGGAAAACGCATCAATTGGCTGATTATCTGGGGAAAAAATTGGTAGTCTTTTTTTATCCAAAGGCAAATACGCCAGGCTGTACTGCAGAAGCTTGTGATTTAAGGGATAATTTTGAACGTTTTCAAGCCAATAATTATGCTCTTTTGGGAGTGAGTGCTGATTCTGCCAAAGCACAGGCTAAATTTAGAGAGAAATTCGATTTCCCTTTTCCATTATTGGCTGACGAAGATAAATCAGTAATTCATGCCTTTGGTGTTTGGGGACCTAAGAAATTTATGGGTAAAGAATACGACGGTATTCACAGAACTACGTTTGTAATTGACGAAAACGGAATTATAGCAGATGTGATTTCTGATGTGAAAACTAAAGCGCATACCTCTCAGATTCTGAAATAAATTACATAAAAAATACAAATCCCTAATTCAATAGTAGAATTAGGGATCTGTATTTTTTTAAACCTCTTTTAAAAATTTACTCGGTTCATAACCAAATAGATGGTGTTCTTTGATGATTTCAGAAACTCCAGAAGGAAGCATTTCTTC
It includes:
- a CDS encoding RNA polymerase sigma factor is translated as MAIPPIDDATLVNDYIAGNEAALATLIKRHQSKIFGFIYSKIGDRDLADDIFQDTFIKVIRTLKSNAYNEEGKFLPWVMRIAHNLIVDYFRKNKKMPLYRETEEFSIFSIMTDDTLTIENKLISDQVAKDLRKLIEELPDDQKEVVMMRLYQDMSFKEVSEATGVSINTALGRMRYALLNLRKVIEKHQIILTN
- a CDS encoding endonuclease III domain-containing protein; translated protein: MNKQERVTFVINTLKELYPTIPIPLDHKDPYTLLIAVLLSAQCTDVRVNQITPLLFAKADNPYDMVKLSVDEIKEIIRPCGLSPMKSKGIYGLSQILIEKHNGQVPQSFEALEELPAVGHKTASVVMSQAFGVPAFPVDTHIHRLMYRWNLTNGKNVVQTEKDAKRIFPEELWNELHLQIIWYGREYSPARGWDLEKDIITKTIGRKSILDDYFKK
- the bcp gene encoding thioredoxin-dependent thiol peroxidase is translated as MTTLQIGDNAPQFSGVDQDGKTHQLADYLGKKLVVFFYPKANTPGCTAEACDLRDNFERFQANNYALLGVSADSAKAQAKFREKFDFPFPLLADEDKSVIHAFGVWGPKKFMGKEYDGIHRTTFVIDENGIIADVISDVKTKAHTSQILK